The uncultured Carboxylicivirga sp. genomic interval CATCGTTCAGTTTCTGAAATAGCTCCATAATCTCGTAAGAGGTGCGAGTGTCGAGGTTACCTGTTGCCTCATCGGCCAAAATAACAACCGGATCGTTAACCAGCGAACGGGCAATGGCTACCCGTTGCTGCTGACCGCCCGAAAGCTGGTTGGGCATATGATGGAACCGATCGGCCAAACCAACCTGTTCCAATGCATGCATGGCTCTTTCGCGACGTTCTTTTGATTTAACCTTTGAGTTGTAGTACAATGGTAATTCAACGTTTTCGAGGGCTGTTGTGCGTGGCAAAAGGTTATATGATTGAAAGATGAAACCCAGTTTTGAATTTCGCAGTTGGGCCAGTTGATTCTTATTCATGTCAGCCATGTTAACCCCATCGAGTAAATAAGTTCCGTCGGTGGGTTTATCAAGACATCCTAAAATATTTAGCATAGTTGATTTGCCCGAACCACTAGTTCCCATAATGGCTGCAAAGTCTCCTTCTTTAATTTCCATGTTGATTTTGCGAAGTGCATGAACCGTCATCTCACCAACATGATAGTCTTTTTTTAAGTCTTTGACTTCTATAATGGTTTTTTGCATGATATTTTTTTTAATGATGATTGTTGTCGTACCAGAATAATCATTGAATTGATCTTTGCCGCTCAAGCCGCGGGGGCTTTTCATTTCTTGTCTTGATACAAGAAACGAAACAAAGAAAATCAAGGCTGCATTGGAAATGACCCAAGTTTATTTGTTGAACCTAAGTGCGGCCGGGTGATTTTCGAGCGAAGCTCTCAACTTCCCGGTCTTACTAATGTTCAACTTCTTAACAATCCTCATTTCCAATGAGGCCGAACCGGTATAATTATGATTTACATGTCTTACACCATACGTTTACTATTTATTTCGTTGCGGTGGCTTCGGCATAAATGGATTGCCTCCTGCAGCCTCAGGAGCCTGCTCTTGAGCGTTCTTTTGCTCCATTTTTAATACAACCACATCCCCCTCTTTCAATCCATCCAATACTTCTGCATTAATGTCATCGTCCATGCCCAGTTTTACTGGAACCGGTTGTATCATCGAATCTCTTTTTACCCAGATCATATCCCGATTTTGTCCTTCTCCATCCATCGGGGGCATGCCTTCTTTTGGCGCATCCTGTGGCATTGGAGGTTGGGGTGAGTTTTGCATATAACTCATCAACAACTGTTGATCGGGTTCGAAACGAGCGGCTTTACTTGGGACTGTCAGGATATCTTTCTTCTCAACCACAAAAATGTTTGTCTCGGCAGTTAAGCCAGGCATCAGCTTATAATCGGGGTTGGGAGCAATAATAATGATGGTGTAAGTCACTACATTATTGGTAACAGTTGGCTCCAAACGAACTTCTGTTACTTCACCTTCGAAAATCTCGTTCGGATAAGCATCAACTGTAAACTCAACACGTTGACCTTTCTTTACCTGACCTATATCAGCTTCATCCACATTGGCCTCAACCTGCATTTGGGTTAAGTCTTTTACAATGGTGAAAAGGGTAGGGGTTTCGAAGCTGGCAGCTACGGTTTGTCCTTCCTCAACGGCTTTATTTAAAACCACTCCGTTGATGGGTGAATAAATCATTGCAAAATCGAGGTTGATGAGGTTTTGGCGATGTTGAGCCAGGGCACTTTTGTAGTTAGCCTTGGCAACATTAAAGTTGTAAACTGTTTCGTCGTATTCCGACTGTGCAATCAGCTCTTTTTCGAACAAAGGCTTTAATCGGTTGTAGTTAGCTTGTTGAAAATCCATTTGAGCTTTGGCATTATCGAGCGAAGCCTGACTTTGTTCAACGGCGGCTGCTAAGTTAGTGGTGTCGATTCGCGCCAGTAATTGTCCTTCCTTAACGGTTGAGTTAAAATCGACATAAATATTTTCGATGATACCCGATACCTGTGTACCTACATCAACACTGGTAATGGCTTCAAGAGTGCCCGTTGCAGTAACGGTACTGCTAATGGTTCCGCGTTTTACTATGCCTGTTTCTATATCAATCTGATCAGGACTGATAGTACTTGGTTTTAGCATGAAAAATGCTGTTATGATGGCTGCCAGAACCAACGCTGATATGATGATAATTTTACGTTTCATGATTTTTAATTTTTTAGTCAGTAGTTGTCTTGATACTTTATAGAAGCTTCTGCCTGTGAACTTCTGCCTTAATAACTACAATGTGATGTCTTGTCCTTTGTAAAAATCAAGGATTTTATAATTGAATAATAGTTTGTATTTAGCTTGAAGCAAGGTGCTCTGAGCCTGAATCAGGTTGTTTTTCTCAAAGATGAAATCAACCGAGTTCATCAAACCGTTTTTGTATTTCTCTTCAGCCAGCGCATAGGATTCTTCGTTGGATTCAAATACTTCCTGGTTGGCTTCATATGAATATTGCGATGTAATCACATCCACACAAACCTGCTCAATGTTCATTCGAAGTGTGTTTTGCTCATCTTTCTGGGTAAGTTCTGCTGTTTGATAATTAATGCGAGCCTTTGCAACGCTTGATTTAACCTGCTTATTCTGAAAGATGGGAATTGATAGGGTTAATCCAATATTAGGAGTAAAACGGTCGTTCAATTGATTGGTAAAAGTTTCATCCAAAGCATTACTATATCCGGTTGATAAACCAGCATTGGCCGATAAAGTTGGCATGTAACCTGCTTTGGCAATTCTTTCATTAATCTCGGCACTCTTCATCTGGTATTCTGCACTTTTTAGCGATGGACGAATCTCAGCCGAAATAGCATATACTTCAGTGGCATCAGGTATAATATTCTGGTTAATGTCTTCATTCAACTCAGGGTATGATATCTCAAAATCGTT includes:
- a CDS encoding ABC transporter ATP-binding protein; this translates as MQKTIIEVKDLKKDYHVGEMTVHALRKINMEIKEGDFAAIMGTSGSGKSTMLNILGCLDKPTDGTYLLDGVNMADMNKNQLAQLRNSKLGFIFQSYNLLPRTTALENVELPLYYNSKVKSKERRERAMHALEQVGLADRFHHMPNQLSGGQQQRVAIARSLVNDPVVILADEATGNLDTRTSYEIMELFQKLNDEGKTIAFVTHEEDIARFMKRNIVFRDGLIKKEMAVDARHNATQLIAELPAETDIDF
- a CDS encoding efflux RND transporter periplasmic adaptor subunit, which gives rise to MKRKIIIISALVLAAIITAFFMLKPSTISPDQIDIETGIVKRGTISSTVTATGTLEAITSVDVGTQVSGIIENIYVDFNSTVKEGQLLARIDTTNLAAAVEQSQASLDNAKAQMDFQQANYNRLKPLFEKELIAQSEYDETVYNFNVAKANYKSALAQHRQNLINLDFAMIYSPINGVVLNKAVEEGQTVAASFETPTLFTIVKDLTQMQVEANVDEADIGQVKKGQRVEFTVDAYPNEIFEGEVTEVRLEPTVTNNVVTYTIIIIAPNPDYKLMPGLTAETNIFVVEKKDILTVPSKAARFEPDQQLLMSYMQNSPQPPMPQDAPKEGMPPMDGEGQNRDMIWVKRDSMIQPVPVKLGMDDDINAEVLDGLKEGDVVVLKMEQKNAQEQAPEAAGGNPFMPKPPQRNK